A single Anopheles arabiensis isolate DONGOLA chromosome 2, AaraD3, whole genome shotgun sequence DNA region contains:
- the LOC120896222 gene encoding bifunctional coenzyme A synthase — translation MPSRTGILTAVHLANIAKTLSATRPYALSTLYLQFHPQVAANVSCPRALGRFVASVYQSSVTWLGSEVDLRIVTGSLRPNGASFESFANRARPTTADYLFYDYALSSSGAGGERCLAERYPGVKVVELDTLPVDRVSLPPDLDKQLQTYRNVVLGGTFDRIHAGHKVLLTQAVLLATERVVVGVTDGGMIKSKKLHELILPAAHRIEHVKEFLEDVDPFLRYEVVPILDPFGPTATDPDMDLIVVSTETARGGAKVNELRAQNGLNQLEVHTIELLDDESTVEDKEDKISSSNQRMDLLGTRLRPRRPAPAHIPPKPYIIGMIGGIAAGKSKMLERFRELGAGVVDCDKIGHQLYEPGEECYEQVVATFGREILAPDGKINRRALGAIVFADRAKLDRLNEIMWKAIAKRANEEIRTLHEQHGKQVVVMEAAVMLQAGWHKNCHEVWSCIVPREEAIRRLMERNQFEEREAVRRVDAQPSSNEEMVQHSDIVFCTLWSYEYSQQQAERAWSILQQEMKLKL, via the exons ATGCCCTCCCGAACCGGTATCCTTACGGCGGTCCATCTGGCCAACATAGCGAAAACGCTTTCCGCTACCCGGCCCTATGCCCTCAGCACGCTCTACCTGCAGTTCCATCCGCAGGTGGCCGCGAACGTAAGTTGTCCCCGGGCGCTCGGTCGCTTTGTGGCAAGTGTGTACCAATCGTCCGTAACGTGGCTCGGGTCCGAGGTGGACCTACGCATTGTGACCGGATCGCTGCGACCGAACGGGGCCAGCTTCGAGTCGTTTGCTAACCGTGCACGGCCCACGACGGCCGATTATCTCTTTTACGATTACGCACTGAGTTCGTCCGGGGCCGGCGGTGAACGATGTCTTGCCGAACGGTATCCGGGTGTGAAGGTGGTGGAGCTGGATACACTCCCCGTGGATCGGGTCAGTCTCCCACCGGACCTGGACAAACAGCTGCAAACGTACCGCAATGTGGTACTCGGTGGTACGTTCGATCGGATTCACGCCGGTCATAAGGTGCTGCTTACGCAGGCGGTTTTGCTTGCGACGGAACGGGTGGTCGTTGGCGTTACGGACGGTGGAATGATTAAGAGTAAAAAGCTGCACGAACTCATACTGCCAGCCGCCCACCGGATAGAGCATGTGAAGGAGTTCCTGGAGGATGTCGATCCGTTTCTGCGGTACGAAGTGGTGCCCATACTCGATCCCTTCGGTCCAACGGCCACCGATCCAGACATGGAT CTTATCGTTGTCAGCACTGAGACGGCTCGCGGCGGCGCCAAAGTGAACGAGCTGCGCGCCCAGAACGGACTGAATCAGCTCGAAGTGCACACCATCGAGCTGCTGGACGACGAGAGCACCGTCGAGGATAAGGAGGACAAAATCAGCTCCAGCAACCAGCGGATGGATCTGCTCGGGACGCGACTACGGCCACGGCGACCCGCCCCGGCCCACATTCCCCCGAAACCGTACATTATCGGCATGATCGGAGGCATTGCGGCCGGTAAGAGCAAAATGCTCGAACGGTTCCGTGAGCTTGGCGCCGGTGTGGTGGACTGCGATAAGATCGGCCACCAGCTGTACGAACCGGGCGAGGAGTGTTACGAGCAGGTGGTGGCCACCTTCGGTCGGGAAATTCTTGCCCCGGACGGGAAGATCAATCGCCGAGCGCTCGGTGCCATCGTGTTCGCCGACCGGGCCAAGCTGGACCGGCTGAACGAGATTATGTGGAAAGCGATCGCGAAGCGCGCGAACGAGGAAATTCGCACGCTGCACGAGCAGCACGGCAAgcaggtggtggtgatggaggCCGCAGTAATGCTGCAAGCCGGATGGCACAAAAACTGCCACGAGGTGTGGTCGTGCATCGTGCCACGAGAGGAAGCGATCCGGCGGTTGATGGAGCGCAATCAGTTCGAAGAGCGCGAGGCGGTACGGCGTGTCGATGCGCAACCATCGTCCAACGAGGAGATGGTGCAGCATTCGGACATCGTCTTCTGCACGCTGTGGAGCTACGAGTACTCGCAGCAGCAGGCCGAGAGGGCCTGGTCCATTCTGCAGCAGGAAATGAAACTGAAGCTTTAA
- the LOC120896223 gene encoding non-structural maintenance of chromosomes element 1 homolog produces the protein MSENVSYTNVHRAFLQACSNHGTLSTSQAFNMYVAICAQHDDSHSIPSEADLASVIEAINERIYRFDQKIALVHYDPTDMDFYVFVSLQESPIDLQQNVFTAPELHFFRVLLRELALSEDHTLALIACLNLTNDTASEGMKPLAKTRAEQLLQEWEQLGYFLTLNDKCYLGPKAVVEFEKYITRNYADVVTRCCLCNVTIFYGVKCASCPQILHKDCMKKYLRRLTNCPACKTLWSVPL, from the exons ATGTCCGAAAACGTGTCCTACACGAATGTGCATCGAGCGTTTCTGCAGGCGTGCTCTAACCATGGCACGCTGAGTACGAGCCAGGCCTTCAATATGTACGTGGCCATCTGCGCCCAGC ACGACGACAGCCACAGCATTCCAAGCGAAGCCGATCTGGCCAGCGTGATAGAGGCCATCAACGAGCGGATCTATCGCTTCGATCAGAAGATTGCGCTCGTCCACTACGATCCCACCGATATGGACTTTTACGTGTTCGTCAGTCTGCAGGAGTCGCCGATCGATTTGCAGCAGAACGTGTTCACCGCACCGGAGCTACACTTCTTCCGGGTGCTGCTGCGTGAGCTAGCGCTTAGCGAGGATCACACGCTGGCCCTGATCGCGTGCCTCAATCTGACCAACGATACTGCGAGCGAAGGGATGAAACCGTTGGCAAAGACGCGGGCCGAACAGTTGCTCCAGGAGTGGGAGCAGCTGGGCTACTTTCTCACGCTGAACGATAAGTGCTATCTGGGGCCGAAGGCGGTGGTGGAGTTTGAAAAGTACATCACCAGGAACTATGCCGACGTTGTGACGCGCTGCTGCTTGTGCAATGTGACAATATTCTAT GGTGTCAAATGTGCTTCCTGCCCTCAGATTCTGCACAAGGACTGCATGAAGAAGTACCTACGGCGGTTGACCAACTGTCCCGCATGCAAAACACTGTGGAGCGTCCCGTTGTAG
- the LOC120895400 gene encoding pupal cuticle protein Edg-78E-like: protein MFRVFVIAALAAVAVAQNPDADAQVLSSDSVVNPDGSYQWNYETSNGIRAQEQGVGGQSAQGSASWTDRDGTPISLTYVADENGYQPQGDHLPREGPVPAHVLKTLEFIRANPPKDDPNFNIQALEAEIARLQALQ, encoded by the exons ATGTTCCGAGTG TTCGTCATTGCTGCCCTGGCCGCCGTTGCTGTCGCCCAGAACCCGGACGCCGACGCGCAGGTGCTGAGCTCCGACAGTGTCGTCAACCCGGACGGCTCGTACCAGTGGAACTACGAGACGAGCAACGGTATCCGCGCCCAGGAGCAGGGCGTCGGTGGCCAGTCGGCGCAGGGTTCCGCCTCGTGGACCGACCGTGACGGTACGCCCATCTCGCTGACGTACGTGGCCGACGAGAACGGCTACCAGCCGCAGGGTGACCATCTGCCGCGCGAAGGCCCCGTCCCGGCCCACGTGCTGAAGACGCTCGAGTTCATCCGCGCCAACCCGCCCAAGGACGACCCGAACTTCAACATCCAGGCGCTGGAGGCCGAAATCGCCAGACTGCAGGCTCTGCAGTAA
- the LOC120896542 gene encoding thioredoxin-like protein 1 produces the protein MAVKAINDEGHFQAELSAAGGKLVVVDFTATWCGPCRNIAPLFEQLPTKYPKAVFLKVDVDKCAETAATQGVSAMPTFIFYRARTKIDRLQGADINGLEAKIQKHYATSADESGEDYGQGMLDLNTFIQKNQCECLNEADDHPWTNALTSSGGHLASDCDEQLIISITFNQVVKLHSLKIKAPPTHGPKHVKLFINQPRTLDFDMADSYVSVQDLEIDPKDLETGNPTKLRFVKFQNVQNIQLFVKDNQSGGETTIIDHLAFIGQPIATTKMDDFQRVAGKKGESH, from the exons ATGGCGGTAAAAGCCATCAACGACGAGGGACACTTCCAGGCCGAGCTGTCGGCCGCTGGTGGTAAGCTGGTGGTGGTCGATTTCACAGCGACCTGGTGCGGCCCGTGCCGCAACATTGCACCGCTGTTCGAGCAGCTACCGACCAAGTACCCGAAAGCCGTGTTCCTTAAGGTGGACGTAGACAAATGTGCCGAAACAGCCGCCACGCAGGGTGTTTCCGCGATGCCAACCTTCATCTTCTACCGTGCCAGG ACAAAGATCGACCGACTACAGGGTGCAGATATTAACGGGCTAGAGGCAAAGATACAGAAACACTACGCGACCAGCGCAGACGAGTCCGGCGAGGACTATGGGCAGGGAATG CTCGATCTGAACACCTTCATCCAGAAGAACCAGTGCGAGTGCCTAAACGAGGCGGACGACCATCCGTGGACGAATGCGCTCACCTCGTCCGGCGGCCACCTGGCGTCCGACTGTGACGAGCAGCTGATCATCTCGATCACGTTCAATCAGGTGGTGAAGCTGCACTCGCTGAAAATCAAGGCGCCGCCAACGCACGGGCCCAAGCACGTGAAGCTGTTCATCAACCAGCCGCGCACGCTCGACTTCGACATGGCCGACTCGTACGTGTCGGTGCAGGACCTGGAGATCGACCCGAAGGACCTGGAGACGGGCAACCCGACCAAGCTGCGGTTCGTCAAGTTCCAGAACGTGCAGAACATACAGCTGTTCGTGAAGGACAATCAGTCGGGCGGCGAGACGACGATCATTGACCATCTGGCCTTCATCGGGCAGCCGATCGCGACGACGAAGATGGACGATTTCCAGCGCGTGGCCGGCAAGAAGGGCGAAAGTCACTGA